In Alcaligenes faecalis, the sequence CATGAACCTGGGCCCCAGCGCCTGTTTGCGCATAGAAGGCGTGCGTATCGTGCTGGCCTCCTACAAGTCGCAGATGGCGGATCAAAGCATGTTCCGTTTTGTTGGAATAGAGCCGGAGCAGTTGAAGGTACTGGTCCTGAAAAGCGCCGTGCACTTCAGGGCGGACTTTGGCAGCATCAGCGACCGCATCATTGTCGGAGCAGCACCGGGAGGAGTTTCCATGCGCACAACAGACTTGCCGTGGGAGCGTTTACCGGCAGAGCGCCTGCTGTATCCCGGTGGCCCCAGCCTGTCCCAATGGCGAATCATGCAATCAGAAGGACGGGCCTGTTCACAATAGCTTTGCATTTTTTACCCAAGTAGGTATACTCCTGCCTTCACGGTTTTGATGCAGATTAGCTCGGTAAAACGAGCTTTGAAAATCAGACCGCCTGTTCAGAGAAGTGTGGATTTCGATCGGTGCCGGGATTAACTATCAATAATCTCAAATCGAAAGAAAAAATCTAAAAAACACTTGCAAGAAAGGAAGAACAGGGTTATAGTTTAATTCTTTCGGGGCGTAGCGCAGCCTGGTAGCGCACTTGCATGGGGTGCAAGGGGTCGAAGGTTCAAATCCTTCCGTTCCGACCAAATTTAAAAAGGCCTACAGCATTTTTGCTGTAGGCCTTTTTTCATTGCTGCGGGGAATTCTGTTTCCACGAGCTTCTCCCTCTTCTCGCCTGTGTGCTTGTGAGCGTGTTCTGCCGGCAGTTCTAGTTCTGTTTCTGGTATGAGCAGAGTACTTACTAAAATAAAAAGTGAGTGCACATTTAAAAGCTATTTTCATGGCATATCGGCCTCGCTTACCTTTCGGTTCTTTTCTGCTCTGATACAAGAATGAACGGAATAGCGCTCTTCGTTTATTCCCACAATTTTCCTCAATAGATTCTGCAGCACTTATTTTTGAGCTTTGTCTCTCTTTAATCTGCTAGCATGCGATTTTAATTATTGTTCTGGAGAGCAGTAGTGGACAGCGTGGATGTAGAGTTAATCAAGCGATTGAGACCGTTAGCTCGAAAAAAAGCCGAAGAGTTTTCTGATGCGCTATCCGAGGGATTGGCGCAGGATCGTAATATCCATCAATTGAGCCTGGATTTACAAGATGAGGTCCAAGCCTATCTTTTGTCGCTTCCAGAAGAAGATAGAGCAACCTTTGAGGCGCTTTACATTGAAGAGTTAAATGCACAGACAGCCATGGCTAACCAAAGTGCAACTGAAAAACTTGCCCAGGCAGAGGCTATTGAAGCCGAAGGTGCTAAATCGCAGCAAGTGATGTCTGGCATTATTGTCCTGATCGCGATATTAGTTCTTGTGTTTTTCTTGGCAAGATAGGGCACATGCTGCCTGTGCGACATCCTGTGAAGAATTAAGTGGGAACACTGTCCAAGCCGTGAGGCGGGCGTTCAACTAATTACAAGAAACTGAGGAGCCGTGAGATGCGTGTTGTAAACGTTGGGGCGATTGCGTTGCTAGCATTGCTGGCCGCATGTAAAACGAATATCAGTACTGAAATCAAACTTAGCGAGCTTGAGGGTGGTGCAGGCAAGATGCTGCCCGGTGAACTGACGGTCGAGGTTAGTGCTTGCAATCATTATGAAGATTCTCGCAAGCCCTCTAATTCCCTGCTGGAAGCTCAGCAAGCTATTCCTGGCATATTCAAAGATGCAAAGTATGTGGAATGCTATCAGCAGCGAATGAATTCTTATGCCCGATTTGAGTTGCCTGTTGCCTTGGATGCCGCTGGTAGCGATAAGCTGTTTTCTGAGGAACATATCAATTTTCGCTCCCATGAGAATATGTTGCTCGGCTTGGTTATCCCTACTCAAATTAAAGAGCGTATTAAGTCCGCCACGAAAGGGAAGGTCGCCGCAAGTGCTTTGGTGATGAGTTTTTCGATTAAGGTCACGAATGACCTTAATCAGGATCAGCCTTTGGTAGCTTACTCTGTGTTTGCTGATGGGAAAGCGTTTGTTGCTGATAGGCTGTCGCTTCATAAAGGCAAACATATGACACTCCAGTTGTCTGATGTGTCAGTTCAAGCTGCGGTGCAAGGTAGTTATGCAATTGTGCTCGGTAGGGTTGCGCAATAGAAACGCAGGCGAGGTAAGGCTGTAAAAAAGCCCGCAATGCGGGCTTTTTATTTGACTAGATCCTGAGTGGTTTAATTACCAACCCCAGCAAGTCCCCGCCGCAGGCTTGCCGCAATTGCGGTAGTTCACCGCAAACCACAGCTTGCCAGCACCCCGTGGGCTGCCGTCGGATTTAACGTCATCGCGTGGCAGTTCTTCCAAGGTGTCGCGAGCTGTTTTAGTGACGGAGTCACTGGCAGCGTCAGCTTCCAGGACGATACGGCCTAAGGCTGCCGCATCGCGGTCTTCAAAGACCAGATCCGAGTCTTTCAGCGCCGTCATTTTCAGAGAGGCATCACGCACGGCAGCCGCGTAACTGTCGTCCGAGCCACCGGGTTTCAAGGCCTTGTTCAAAGTGCTGACAGCCAGAATCTGGGCCGGTGTGGCGGGTGGGGCCATCAGGTATTCGTCCAGCTTGGCCAGTTGGCCCTCTGAAGCCTGGCGACGCAGCCAGTCGCCCCACAGAAATTCCGCGTATTCAGGCAGATTGCCGTTGTTATAAGCAACGTCGCGGGTGAAATACGCCAGGGAGCGATAGCGGTCTTCCTGCATGCCACCGGCTTCTTTTTCGCTGGCCAGGCCAACACGGGTGGGCAGTTGTTCGACGGTAATAGCCTGGTTTTCACCATCACGCAGCCAGACCAGTTTTTCTTTGCTCATGCGCTCCCAGAAGGCAGAGGCCTCGCGGATATCGCTGTAGTTGGCGCTGACTTTAACCCAGACGGGCAGTTTGGGGCCGCCGTCAGGGATCTCGCGCAGAGAGGAGAAAGTGTGGTGGCCATCGGTCAGGTACAGATTGCCGTCCCAGCCTACGACCACGGTTTTAAGGTTTTCTGTTTGCGAGCCCAACGGGTCTTTACACAGATAGGTGGTGGGCTGGTCCAGGCGGGCAGCTTGAACCTCAGCAATGGTCAGAAATTTCTGGGCGCGCTCGGTGCCGCCCATATCCTCGCAGTAGTCGTCAAACTTCTTGCCGATGGTGCGATTCAGGTAGTCCAGTTGCTGCTTGGAGTTGTTAGCCCAGGTAGGGCGATCCAGATCGCCTTGCCAGCGGCCGAGCTTGTAGTAGACCTGATCGTAGCCAATGGCAGCCTGGGTGGGATGCAGTTCTTCGATGCGGACTTTGATGACATCGCCTGCTTTGCTGTCCAGATAGGCGGTGTTGCGAGGGGGTTCCGGCTCTTCAGTGACGGGTGGCGTAACGACAGGGGCTTCGGGTGAGTTATTGCCGCCTGTGCTGGAACCGCTGTCGCAGGCTGCCAAGGCCAAGGGCAGCAGGGCGATACCCAGGACACGCAGAAGCTGTTGTCGGGCGGGGACAAGAGAGTGCAAAGAAGCGAGGTTCATGGTCCGTTAGGGGATTTTGTTGGAAGATCCTAGATCATGAAGGATGGGTATTGCCAGAACATTGCATTCAGAAACATTCATCGCTTGTGCCGGATAGATGGCTGCTTGTTATGATCTGGGGCGAAATTGTGACCAGCTTGCTCAGTCCCCTCCAAGGCGGACTGAATCCCGTAAACTAGCCACGCTTGAATTAAATCGATAAGTCACTTCCAGGCTGTGGGAGCTGATTCTAAAAGGTCATTGATGTCGCTCTACAAAAAAGCCTGGCTGTTTACCCTGTTCAATGTTGTGCTCCTGGTCGCCTTGTATTTTGGGCTGCCGATACTGGACCGCGTCTTGGGTACGTTCGGGTTTTTGGTGTTTGGCTTCTACATTCTGGGTCAGGGCCTGGTGGCGATGACGGTTTTTAGTTGCCCGACCTGTGGCTTGTCGCCGTTCATGGGCAGCCAGAGCTTGTTCACCAGCTATTCGCCGTTTCCGCGCAAGAAGTGTGGTCAGTGCGGGCATGACCACACTCGGACTGAGTAGAGCAAGCTGCGGCCCGGCGATCCGGCGATCCGGTAGCCAGGCACAGTGATTCCTTGCTGACTCAGTCTTTGCGCAGCGGGTTTCCCTGTCTGGATTAGTCCGGGTGATGGTTGTGATCCACCACCATATTGTCTCCAAAGGTGGAGAATTTGGCGGTCACCTCGGCGGGCAGTTTGGCTTCTGCTTCGCTGGTGTTCTTGACCAGGCGCTCTGCTGCTTCAGCGCTCATGCCGGCCATGGTCAGGGTCTCTACATCGTTCAAGCCATCGCCGCCGCACATATGAACACTCCATTCCCCATGGCGACTCTTCAATAGCGCACGACCACCACGCGTCAGTTGCGTCCAGCCGGCCAGGGCGTAGTCACCCTCGATCACGATAGGCTCCACCACCAGAGGCGCTTCGGGGCTGTCCCAAATCGCTTTCATGGCGTGGGAGATACGATCGGCCTCTGGAGGCGCTGCACGAGCCACGCCTGTGAGCATGGCGAACAAGACGAGCAAAGCCACGGCGAAGAAAAGGCCATGGAGTGTCACCTTGAAGGTCCGGTGATGTTGTGAAGCTATTTTCATGAAAACTCCTTGTTTCTCAAGCTAATAAAGGACAGGGTGGGGCTTTCGCCCCGAGCAGAGTGCTCATCTGACTGCTTGGCAGCCTGGGGGCCGTGATCCGACATGCAAGGATCAGCAGCTGTGATGTGACGTGCATGGCAAAGCCCTTGAAAAGATAAAAAAGCGGAATCAATACTGGATCTGCACACCGGCAAAGACAGATCGCCCTGTACCTGGCTCGAACAAGGGCGAGGAGGCGGTGGCGTAGTCCGTAATACTGGCACTGGCGATGTATCGACGATCTGTCAGGTTGCGGCCGTCTATATAGAAGGAGTAGGGGCCGCGCTCCCAGCCAGCTCGCACGCCAAGCAAGGCATAGGAACTGGTTTTGGTGGTGTTGGCGTTGTCTACGTAGTAAGCCTGCGGCACCCATTCCACATTGGGACCAATGTGAAAGCCCGAAGGGTGCTTGTAAATAATCTCTGCGCGCAGATAGTGCTTGGGCACACCGGGCATTTGATTGTTGTTCCAGTCCTGATCGTTGTCGAACTTGAAGTTGCTGTAGGTGTAGGCGCCTTTGATGTCCAGACTGTCACTTTGCAGACCTTGCACCAACAAACCACGGGCGGCTGTCCATTGCACACCCAGCTCTATGCCCTGGTGAGTGCTGCGATCCGCGTTAACGGTCTTGTCGCAAATGTTCCAGGGCGCGCTGATGCATTGGAGCTCATTTTTGACGCGCGCATGATACAGCGAGACATCCCAGGCCACGTCCCCGCTTTCTCCTCGGGTGCCAATTTCGAAGGTGGTGGCGCGTTGAGCTTGCAGGCGATCCAGATCATTGCTGGTCGAGAACGTCATGTCGTCAAACGTAGGCGGTTCGGCGCTGCGGGAAATATTGCCGTAGATTTGCCACTGCGGACCTGCATCCCACAATAGCCCTAATTTGGGGTTAAAGAAGTTGTAGCTCTTGTCCCCGGATCGGGTAGTGGGCAGGCCGCCGTTGTACAGATCCTGGCGTTTGCGTTGAGCATGCAAGTATTGCAGGCCGGTGATCAGGGATAAGTCCGAGCCTAGACTCCAGGCGTTTTCGGCATAGGCGCTCAGGTTGTTGGATCTGTCTTTGCTGGCAGACAGTTTCTCCAGCCGTTTGCCCCCCACGTTTACCGAGTTTTTGGCATCAATTTTGCCTGCCGACCAGGTCAGGCCCAACGTGAAGCGATTGTCTCTGCCCGCAAGCGGGCTGGTGCTGACCAACCTGCCGTAAGCGCCGTAGCTGCTCGTGTCCCTATCAACAAACTGATAAATAGGGTGTCGCAACGAGCTTTGTTCAAACCAGCCGCCCAGCTCGTACTGCGTCTCTCCCATGATCAGCACTGTGCGGTTGGCAATGCGGCCACCGTCCAGGTTGAGCTGCCAGTCGTGCTCCTTGTTTTCCTTGGCGGCTTGCCGTGGATTATTCAGAGCCTGATCGCGGCTGACGGAGCCGGGAATATCCTGGTGAATCTGATAACCGCTCAGGTAAAAACGGGTTTCTGCTTGGTCTGACAAACGCCAGCCCAGGTTTGCATTTGCCCGCAGGGAGTGACCTGCACTTTGTTCTCTATAACCATCCTGGGTTTGCCAGGAGCCGGAAATCACGCCATCCAGTTTCTCGCCTGCAAAGCCGCTGCTCAGCTGCACGCGTCGCCAACCAAAACTACCCGCATCCAGGCGCCCCTGAAAGACGTCGGCATCATGGCCGGTAGGGGTCACGAAGTTGATGGCTCCGCCCAAGGTGGCGGCTCCGTATTGCAAGGCATTGGCACCTTTATAGACTTCGGTATAACGGTAGGCCGTAGGGTCGATACGATGAAAATTGCTGCTGCCGTCCGGGTCGTTCAGTGGAATGCCATCTTGGTACAGGCTGATGCCGCGCAGATGGTAATAACGTGACAGGCCCGAGCCACGTATGGACAGGCGCGCATCATCACCCCATTTGGGTTGCGCAAATACCCCCGGTGTGTAGTCGAGCATGTCTTTGACGGTAGCGGCTTTGGTATC encodes:
- a CDS encoding ParB/Srx family N-terminal domain-containing protein, giving the protein MNLASLHSLVPARQQLLRVLGIALLPLALAACDSGSSTGGNNSPEAPVVTPPVTEEPEPPRNTAYLDSKAGDVIKVRIEELHPTQAAIGYDQVYYKLGRWQGDLDRPTWANNSKQQLDYLNRTIGKKFDDYCEDMGGTERAQKFLTIAEVQAARLDQPTTYLCKDPLGSQTENLKTVVVGWDGNLYLTDGHHTFSSLREIPDGGPKLPVWVKVSANYSDIREASAFWERMSKEKLVWLRDGENQAITVEQLPTRVGLASEKEAGGMQEDRYRSLAYFTRDVAYNNGNLPEYAEFLWGDWLRRQASEGQLAKLDEYLMAPPATPAQILAVSTLNKALKPGGSDDSYAAAVRDASLKMTALKDSDLVFEDRDAAALGRIVLEADAASDSVTKTARDTLEELPRDDVKSDGSPRGAGKLWFAVNYRNCGKPAAGTCWGW
- a CDS encoding copper uptake system-associated protein, with translation MKIASQHHRTFKVTLHGLFFAVALLVLFAMLTGVARAAPPEADRISHAMKAIWDSPEAPLVVEPIVIEGDYALAGWTQLTRGGRALLKSRHGEWSVHMCGGDGLNDVETLTMAGMSAEAAERLVKNTSEAEAKLPAEVTAKFSTFGDNMVVDHNHHPD
- a CDS encoding TonB-dependent receptor family protein, which translates into the protein MSIFSVSAQACAVQAAPFLPSVPLAQGSARARLSVLTLALLFSSSWASLAHAQTPTLAPVVVTPERGKSLTVPDLQTAQKTIEQTAGGVALVPESAWRDTKAATVKDMLDYTPGVFAQPKWGDDARLSIRGSGLSRYYHLRGISLYQDGIPLNDPDGSSNFHRIDPTAYRYTEVYKGANALQYGAATLGGAINFVTPTGHDADVFQGRLDAGSFGWRRVQLSSGFAGEKLDGVISGSWQTQDGYREQSAGHSLRANANLGWRLSDQAETRFYLSGYQIHQDIPGSVSRDQALNNPRQAAKENKEHDWQLNLDGGRIANRTVLIMGETQYELGGWFEQSSLRHPIYQFVDRDTSSYGAYGRLVSTSPLAGRDNRFTLGLTWSAGKIDAKNSVNVGGKRLEKLSASKDRSNNLSAYAENAWSLGSDLSLITGLQYLHAQRKRQDLYNGGLPTTRSGDKSYNFFNPKLGLLWDAGPQWQIYGNISRSAEPPTFDDMTFSTSNDLDRLQAQRATTFEIGTRGESGDVAWDVSLYHARVKNELQCISAPWNICDKTVNADRSTHQGIELGVQWTAARGLLVQGLQSDSLDIKGAYTYSNFKFDNDQDWNNNQMPGVPKHYLRAEIIYKHPSGFHIGPNVEWVPQAYYVDNANTTKTSSYALLGVRAGWERGPYSFYIDGRNLTDRRYIASASITDYATASSPLFEPGTGRSVFAGVQIQY